The following are from one region of the Apostichopus japonicus isolate 1M-3 chromosome 17, ASM3797524v1, whole genome shotgun sequence genome:
- the LOC139984717 gene encoding uncharacterized protein: MECYEKKFPKNQTVLVRNFQKGRYCMIINKMTQVVASTPLQNIDEGILHQARCLVNPPPPELVLLKDIAVPTSGTPAPLVTVCGEVVQDETAHVVGKGAQEVRNILLKEDDTTHSVALWNKSSRSPMKTGDKVTITHVSPRNDKFLWKLALSSANDTTITIHVPPPSTIQGTIVGIEEEEDGCLMVTVLTEDGDLAQYSLPSQQASTLLKGATIEKTLENINEKEYVFSLQGSVIQNLTSTLPLSLPTTASSSASSSSTSTNTTTT; the protein is encoded by the exons ATGGAATGCTACGAAAAGAAATTTCCGAAAAACCAAACAGTTCTAGTGCGAAACTTCCAAAAAGGAAGATACTGTATGATAATTAATAAGATGACACAAGTGGTAGCCTCAACACCAttacaaaatattgatgaaGGCATTCTGCACCAAGCTAGGTGCCTAGTGAATCCACCTCCTCCAGAACTGGTTTTACTGAAAGACATTGCAGTACCTACATCTGGCACACCGGCTCCATTGGTGACAGTATGTGGCGAAGTAGTACAG GATGAAACAGCTCATGTTGTGGGCAAGGGTGCCCAAGAAGTACGCAACATATTGTTAAAGGAAGATGATACCACTCATTCAGTCGCCTTGTGGAACAAATCAAGCCGTTCACCCATGAAGACTGGTGACAAAGTAACAATAACACATGTATCACCCAGGAATGATAAATTTTTATGGAAACTGGCTTTGTCAAGTGCAAACGACACAACCATTACC ATCCATGTTCCCCCACCATCAACCATTCAAGGAACTATAGTGGGgattgaagaagaagaagatggtTGTCTCATGGTCACTGTTTTAACTGAAGACGGTGATCTGGCCCAATATAGCTTGCCATCACAACAAGCTTCAACACTACTTAAGGGAGCAACAATTGAAAAAACATTGGAAAATATCAATGAAAAAGAATATGTGTTTTCACTGCAAGGATCAGTGATTCAAAACTTAACATCCACATTGCCTTTATCATTGCCTACAACGGCTTCATCATCTGCTTCATCATCTTCCACCAGCACCAACACCACAACAACttga